tacaataaattataattcaataattattataagctaattaagttagttgaatccgaattcataggctaaggacaaatttgtaaatagaataaattaggtatatttgattgaaacatgttgacaatgagtatgagaaacctgcttaattaattaagtagtaattaattggtatcttattaatttgatttattcaactcgattgtaatgatgtactgtatgactttgtattttgttcatttcatgtatttattattgaagtattttcaatattagatttataagattgattagcctactgtattaatcaaatcaatgcattcaattgtcagtatccaaacttcagagtttaaatattgataaaatatatgatatcattgttttaataatgaaggggagccatagtttaaaatgatttaacataataaacattatagtgaattcaaattgatatttgaattcaatttgtaagcagaatattagctgatgagtttgagggtaggcggagctagagggcgaagggggatgaggggtggaaaatcgtggtgctagtatatatgcaggcagaccctgtCTTGCAAGTTAGTTGCAGAGTGGCATTTGAGTGGCAGTTAGTGGCAGTTGAGTGCTGTTAGTGGCtgtgagtctcttggattttggacagtgttcagtgtaggagtgagtttttggtttcagacttcaattatcctatagggaattgactgagccaggtaaagattgtatttagaattttcaattttcctcatTTAAAATCCAtaccaccccaccctaaaaagcccaaatcactatatcaaattacatagcatcaaagtaaacagcaaatttaattatttagctcttctaaatacaaatctgtagatacagttttaattaacttcttgaagcttacagttgaaattttcttctaagcacaaataatagtttcttaaagcaaggctcccctaatcacattcattcattaaaattatcaattctcttattttgactataatcatatttttaactagagttgttcaatactttgattttatatcttatttttcaagtaacctgttaaaataggaactgtttgttaaaatttgttgtatgaaattaaaacttgaactgttgtactttcaaaaacttaatcatcttgtatttatatctaatcattactatatttttgatcaatttttttttaaattcatataatttaaagttcaataataaattcataattaacctttgttttgcctttcactttatacattcccttacacacgaccctgatctatctatctttatctttttcttcaatactattattagttcagtgagtgaaatataagtatccacacagtgagtgaagttacagtaaagtaattaattttatcaattcaaatcaattcaattttattagtttaattttatcaattcatagtaattgattggcgccgggcaaaataccgtatagagtgagggagttcgaaacccactctaaacaaagaccgaAGTGGGAAAGAGTTCAAAATGTCGCCGCAACTAGGGGCCAGATTCTGAGTTAATCTGCTGAAGTGTATCAAGTGAAAGTGCATAATAGTGAATTGGTATACATAATCACCTTTATTTGTGTGAAATTCTTATTCAGTGTGCTACAGAAGTGTGATATTATTAGTATTGCCAGGTAGGAAAGTTATCCGTTTAGATTCTTCAAATTCTCAGTGTTCAACCTATTCACTTAATTActttttctatcaatttttgagttCGCAATTTGGTGCGCTCAACTATGTAGATTCTTATATAGGTTATAGGAGATTTGATATcatttattctcaatcaatattactTTGGGGGTAGCTTCATTTCAAAAGTCTGTTATTTGGGTTTAATCAATCATTCAGTATGTTATTTTGGTGAATATAGTTTTGGGTTATATTAGAAGAATTGGGTATAGAAGTAGAGAATTGGAAGCCCTGAGTATAGTATCATTTATAtcttttgtatattattttatccagtCAAGCATCATagaaagttaaattttaattatttatttgtgggtGTAGTTCATTAAacagtatttcaattttctgtaTGAACATTATTTGGGTCATGTATGCGCTTCGTGATAGGTAGGACTAGTAATAGGTTCGTAGTATAGGTTACCTATGTCAGGATATtttcttagaaatagggttGTGAACACACTTCAATCAGACACAATGGCAACAAATGAGAGCACCACAACAAATTTCGAAAGCAGTGAGGGAAGCACAGATAACACCATCGAGACCAGTGAGAGTCAGGAGCAATATTCACCGGAGATGTTACCGAATTCTGACATGGTAAATCAACCTGGTGACTCTCATGACGACCAAGAGCAAATTCCGAGTGGAAAAAGGAGTAAAGCAGGACTATCAGGAAACGAAATGGACAagattttcaacttattaaCAAGTATGAGGGAAGATATGGGTGCCAGCTTCGAAGAAAACAGTAAGAAATTggaagagaataagaaagaaatgaaCGAAaagttagaaaagttaagtAGCAATGTAGAACAGCTGGAGAGaagatttgagaagaaaatggaggaaaaAACTAAAGAGATTTGTGGTGAGATAGCAATTAAAATAACAGCAGTTGAGAAAAACGTCGAGAAAATAGATAAGAGACTTTCAACAGAGATCGCATCGGTGAGAAAGGAGCTATCAGAGAAATCAGGTGGAATGGATAATGCAGCCTTTAAAAGATTTGAGGAGCAGCTCGCGGAATTTTACAGAGAGAAGGAAAGGATGAAAACGGAATTCGAGAAGGCCAGGACACAACCGATTATCGTCAACACCAGCTGTAGGGGATTGGATGAAGTGccaaaatttgagaaatatctGGAGAATCCTATGCAATTTTTGATTAAGTTGAAAGAATATTTGCGGCGTAGTGGGAAAAGTAACTGGAGTGAGCAATCAAGCATCATTGAAAAGTCATTTGATAGTCAACACTCAGCATGGTGGATGATTATTCAGGCTAGCATTGACTCTTTAGAACAATTTGAGGAGCGTTTCACTAATAAATTCTGGAGCCAACTCATTCAGGATTCAGTGCGAGAGAGATTGAGAACCGGAAAATTTATTAGAGGGAGGAAGTTAAACGCAAGTGAGTACTTCATAAAGCAGATGCTCATTGCAAGGAATTTGACACCAGCACTCTCGGatgaagaaatcataataaaactAGTCAAACACTATGGAACTGGACTAGAAACAGCTAGATTCAATAGGAATGTAAAGACAGTGCCCGAGatggaaaaaatattggaaGAATGGAGCTTGCAGAATATCGAtgttgagaagaatgaattaagGGAGAAGCAAGAACAAAAAGAGAAGAATGTATGGGtacaaagagaagagagaaaaagtccGCAAATGAAAAGAAGAGAGCAGGAGATTGGTAACGGACAGCAGCGTCGGGACAACAATCTGACTTTCAACGGCCATAAGGAAAGAGAAGGATTCATTCGAGATGGAAAATGGAATAGCGACCAGAATGCTAATTGGCAGAACACCAATTCGTCACCAAATGTGAATTGGAGGAGGAGAGACGCGAATCAGCCACGCAGTCAGCAGAGTCCAgcaggagagaaagaagaaaaacaatgCCAACGATTTGAAGAAAGGAATCCGCAAATAAAGAGAACAGGATATGGAGATGATAATTTTGGATCAAGGGGAGCAATCAATCGTGAGCACTACTCGCAAGGAAGTAATGTCAATGATAATGGAGCAAACACCTGTCAACAGAGAACAAACTGGAATAGAGGAGAACGGAATGACTACCGAGGAAAAGGATCGTTTTCAGATGATAACTGGAGGAGAGGTGAAGAAAAATGTGGAAGATAATTATCAACTCACTAACTAATTACTACCTGGAATGATTTTGGACTGTGGAACTGTAAATAGACTGAATAGTGTAAATAAATAGCATTAGAGGTATCAAGATTATATTGAAGAAATCATAATAGACTAATTAGGAAATAGACAGTTGCCTGTGAACAATCAATAATCAATGAAGGGAGAAGGACAACAAATGACTCACAAGAAGGACAAAATGAAAGTGTAGAGTGGAAAGAGAAAGTGGTAACACCTGCGAGATGAGCGAGAGACATGAGAAGGAGTGAGATGGAGAATGTATTGTTCACGGAGTAAACAAGCCAGTAAGCATTGTGCGGAATTCACACAAGGGGTGGATTGAGTAGCCTTATTGTGTGAAGGATGCACCATGCTGAAAAACTTAACTGTAAATATGTATAGTTCGTAGTATTGATTGTATAGTGAAGAGATCGTAGGAAGATAGAAACAAGGGAGACGGAAGAAAATGGAGCAGCGGACAAGTGGACATCATCAGCTTACGAGAGTCACTAGGCTAACGGCCAGTCAGAATTCCACGTAACATGCAGCATCCAATGATCTGGTTGTACAGCGATGGAGAACTACAGTGATCTTCAAACTCCTAGACCGTCCATATTATGAACTCATTTTGTGTTGTCTGAAGTGTGAGAACATTAATTGCATTACGTAGTTTACTCTTAATAACCATCCTTTTAGTGTTAATGTCGCAAAGACTAAACTCATGTTCATTTAGTATTTGCTCTTGAGAGGGGGGTTTTGAGCCACATATggcgaccacgtgctctcctaaaatttaaaaattgtagatttctgttattgttgcaacacgtgctctgaacatattgtatttaagaatatgaacgctcgaagagctagaataataaaaagaaccgtttctcgaaactattgagaatgcatttgaatagcttacctagacagacgctggggcattattcttttgaaaatagtttgagacaaaatcattctttcctAGAAATTTGCTAACAGCATTCCTaacgtcagtcacagacacgtttacaatagaaaccacatggcccactgtgctttgtgtcaacccttgtatatatctatagcataagttgatggcaggtagatgaagattgtgaatagcgatatagatatatagttaggagagaagtaaatatagatatgtagttttcaatgtaaccacgtggttagcatatgctacaattttaccacgtggtcagcatatgaatattattgaagcaattatttgatgatcagttatttgaatggtgatcacataaaacgataaacatgatatatgagtaatgtatttataaattaggtcatgaagtagattaggctatatgtataaagtattcaacaaataatgttgtacaataaattataattcaataattattataagctaattaagttagttgaatccgaattcataggctaaggacaaatttgtaaatagaataaattaggtatatttgattgaaacatgttgacaatgagtatgagaaacctgcttaattaattaagtagtaattaatgggtatcttattaatttgatttattcaactcgattgtaatgatgtactgtatgatttgtattttgttcatttcatgtatttattattgaagtattttcaatattagatttataagattgattagcctactgtattaatcaaatcaatgcattcaattgtcagtatccaaacttcagagtttaaatattgataaaatatatgatatcatttgttttaataatgaaggggagccatagtttaaaatgatttaacataataaacattatagtgaattcaaattgatatttgaattcaatttgtaagcagaatattagctgatgagtttgagggtaggcggagctagagggcgaagggtgatgaggggtggaaaatcgtggtgctAGTATATATGCAGGCAGACCATGCCTTGCAAGTTAGTTGCAGAGTGGGTTTTGAGTGGCATTTGAGTGGCAGTTAGTGGCAGTTGAGTTgctgttagttgctgtgagtctcttggattttggacagtgttcagtgtaggagtgagtttttggtttcagacttcaattatcctatagggaattgactgagccaggtaaagattgtatttagaattttcaattttcctcatttaaaatccacaccaccccaccctaaaaagcccaaataactatatcaaattacatagcatcaaagtaaacagcaaatttaattatttagctcttctaaatacaaatctgtagatacagttttaattaacttcttgaagcttacagttgaaattttcttctaagcacaaataatagtttcttaaagcaaggctcccctaatcattttcattcattaaaatttatcaattctcttattttgactataatcatatttttaactagagttgttcaatactttgattttatatcttatttttcaagtaacctgttaaaataggaactgtttgttaaaatttgttgtatgaaattaaaacttgaactgttgtactttcaaaaacttaatcatcttgtatttatatctaatcattactatatttttgatcaattttttttaaattcatataaatttaaagttcaataataaattcataattaacctttgttttgcctttcactttatacattcccttacacacgaccctgatctatctatctttatctttttcttcaatactattattagttcagtgagtgaaatataagtatccacacagtgagtgaagttacagtaaagtaattaattttatcaattcaaatcaattcaattttattagtttaattttatcaattcatagtaattgattggcgccgggcaaaataccgtatagagtgagggagttcgaaacccactctaaacaaagaccgaagtgggaaagagttcaaatagaaaagaataataatcatcattgcaaaaatcaagaaatgagaaagaaaaataagaagtagaggagacacTTGAGAAagagctagattattttagataagTTTTAAATAGATCAAACGGtgaagtttaaaaaatattatatagtattagaagtattattaactattgggagttgcaataacgataaaagtagtaaattgagtactgtaatattttagtgatgaatgtctaagataatgttaaatgaaacacagcccctttataagcatatgaacagactacccacctcTCTGTTCCATCAATaactcttcacacattagcttttattgttcgagctgtggcactagtagaagatattattatgtatacctaatatagaagagattactatctatacctatagattacatctatatctataacttatgttaatcatccattttatttgtaatttagcatttcgaaaataattattaattatggaaatacttttggtaagagatgtaattattagtaagaatagagataatgattttcttagtaccCTGTGGAGtaaagtagttgatgcattgaacgtagttttgggaattaatatcaagataaattattaatcagtattgacaaatgtggatctcttcAGTTTGAAATGATTGCcttatatataatcataaatagcagtggaaggattcatttatagaactgaaagccagctcatgaaaaatgccaaggtatatctactgtgaaatctattaatacgaatttcctattattgtagtgaagggcaccttagtcattgaatcctgaaatgatttgatttacctttattttttgaaggtcggtcatcctctcgactgtgtggaccctcttggatcctccctcgccgatagagatcttaatcctcccgtcagatgaccagacattcctgtgcccatgatggtcggccgcagcgttgaggatcttgagacgctctgcagtcagatcctcgcgaatggtgacgccggaacccttcagttTCCTCTTAGCGTcaaagatcatcttcctggtccggtagctgcagagtcgaactatgatgggtcggtccttgggtttagcttgcccttgttgaggtggttgacgccttccaacgcgatgcgagcggtttacatctgccagagtcacgggcacattcagcttcttgttgaagacatcgagcgccagcaggtccatgtcttctttgtcgctctccgggatcccaaaaatatgtATGGAATGttggcgcccatattgctcgaggtcgtcgaccttcaggtgacaagacacttccagctcacgaattctatcgtgcagctgtttgttttcctccttcaatgcctgaagttcctcgaaaatagacttcacagccattgatacagcacaatggacagactcttcgatttgctgtcgaataattcggagggtctcttcagacagtgatccagaaatagctggccctggcttcagagcattgacctcattcttcggcgTGCCTCTGTTCAGTCGAACCGTTAGGTgaatttacacttttataggctaggcaagaaggtgaactgaagaattgagaatgttttttcaagataaataaaaagagtgtgagttaatcaaaaatataattacactattgaatttagctcgagaaactgaataacttgatgtataatatctagtgaattgaactgtataaccctacgaaatatctgttagaagacggagccgagcTGACACACATTTACTCACTCAACATAGCCAAGAGGGAGAGGacatgtgagagagagagagtgattcaGTATGGCATAATAGACAAAGACAACGTTCTAAACTGTTGGACTTCCCCTTCCTTGAATTTCACTACCTACCTACCACAGTCACTATAGACTTCCCCTTTGAAAAGCATATGTTTCGAATAAATCCACCACGTGGAAAAAAAACATCTATTTAGtgataattttaatgaaataaataatttcctcAATGTTggtttccattacgaactgcttgctatcatttcatttaatgttttgttttaattcacTGAAGCTATTGAACGAGAAATAAGGTCCttgtaatcaaaatttgtatgtattctttttctctttgattgaaaaattaaaaataccaaatgcttgaaaataaaatatcttcttcttcgtcattGAGCAGAAACCTATTCTGAATAAATGCCTTATGGATTGTTGTTTCATGAGAGGTTCTACCAGaaataggaaaaatttaatattttacttGACGGGGTGAATTAGTTTCAACAATTTATTGCCGAGTTTTCGGAGAATTAAAGAACATTTTAACGAAACTATATCTACACCTTAGTAGATAATGAGCATTATGTGccaaattataaaatctggtgtggcgcactcccacaactttccttgccgttatgaaaattgatcacctgaagcCACGGTAGTATTCCCGCGcctctcaagtctactattcaaagattagagccagctggtgacagggtaataacgctggagacacacgaggtctgctatctcttcatagtgaatcatttaatagaatcaacagttgccaatagtttgcaattggataatcacattttcccgattttcgagtttatttttaattttaggtgaaaatgttactgaacattaattgtagagattctcatgctcaatctattccattcgaaattttttgtttaaattgtatcttaagcttgataattaagaatctaaaatcaaactttgcatagatggggcgaaactcctgaaatttttacagatatgggacttgtggcagttgattgagcttatcaatgactatttcaggtataactttaatcaatatcgttggagccgttttcgagaaaaaccctttttttgacaacattttcgccattttagctgccatcttgaatcgcatttgatcgaaattgttcgtgtcggatccttacattgtaaggaccttacgttccaaatttcaagtcattccgttaattgggagatgagatatcgtgtacacagacgcacatgcactcatacacacacacacacacacacacacacacacacacacacacacacacacaccacacacacacaccacacacacaccacacacacacacatacacacaaacaatttttttctgttaacttgaaaaaaaattacgtATTGAACCTACAAaatggggagaaatgtgtgtacactttcactgcacaaagcggggagaaatgtgtgtacactttcactgcacaaaccggggagaaatggtgtgtatACTTTCAACCCACAAtccggggagaaatggtgtgtttagtttaacttacaaagcAGGGAGaaaaccggttcttaacacaagtttGGCTGCAACACTCATTTTGCGAGGCTAAGATTTAAATTTGCATGGCTGCCTATAGCGTCTTATTCAAATGATagtgaatattttttcacaagTCGATAAATTCAATTGGTTGATTCGGAATAATATCAAATAAGAgcatttaattaattaattatgaagttctaaataattgaattgaataaaattgctgGAATGATCTTCCTAGACTTCGTTCATTTTATTGAGGACTTGAAGAGTCTCCTCCAAATCGACCGTAACTTATCCATATGCAAGATATGGAAGGACCatcttgaaatatgaaatacaGAGTGGCGCAAAAATATGGGAACTTTTTAATGTGATGTTGGCAGAATTAAGAGGGTCAAAGAAACGCGATTAGCATGGCAAGTTGTACACTGGAGACACTGGGGTGTTCATTGGAGATTCACTATCCATGTAACAGTAGACCGTTCAAGAACGTGTAGTGTTAATTGACTCATCATAATATCTCTATAGACTAATTTTTGGAGGTCGAGTTTTTAAAAAAGCGTAGTTTACACAGCTTTTCCTGTAAAAGAGGTTAAATTATCAAGTATACTGTCATAACAGTTCTATGGATGTacagaaaaatttattgttttcaattcagtTACTATAGTAATTCCTATGTTTTTTATTGatcttataattatttgtaaaattgtaattgtACTTGATGTTGTTAaacaaattgtatttttgtaacaACATTAGGACaatgaatgattttgatttcGTTTGACTTACGAAATAAATGTAACAGGACGGTAACAGTCTTCGGCTTCCtctctattgttattattccGTAATCCATTTCATTTGGGTTGAGCTACTGGGATGTGTATATATCATGCAAATAGCTATGGAGTGTACAGcttaattctttttatttttaatacaattttgTCCAGCTTAATAGCATCACAGATCTCTCACTCACTACTTTCATTATATTTACAGTCACAATATACAAAGTGAAATAAactaattattgaccgagcaaagtgaggtctaagattcaagtcgaaggtttagcatttctctttatgttcaaatgtttatcattatgttgcgcattcacagcaaaacgcagcaatagattttcatgaaatttgacaggtatgtcctttttgaatttcgacGTAACATAGTTTTTTTtgcattttaaagataatacAAAAGTAAAAGGAGTTTTattcgaacaccaatattaccgtaaaaatcagactatacaattattcatcataaatcagctgtctagtggactacaatactaaccgttcaaaaacatcagacatcttaaaaatgtatctctccatcaacgttagtagacagttgttgTCTGCTACCTTTTTCTTCCATAATCTTagaccatgattctagtttggagttattgatagtaaacatttttttacattactctttttaatctgatgattaaaattgcaacaaatattattgaaaagagattgatttctaaaatcatgaaaagtcacAAATGAAGTTTATAGggaatcagcattatggtagtttatttttttaattttaacacatcgatttttcgccaacacgacaacacagaatgttctctgatgggttgattggattggcatatcgacggcagccagacctgataacagcgctcacactcacattccgggacgacaagtcatggtacgataggacagagaGCTCTATgtatatttaggatttttcctagacattttaaattgatgaattatttattaatttttgaggaaaaataacaacaggtcaatgtaacttactgagcccgaggtctaatgttcacagaacaactagtCAACATACAGTCAGCACTGTCAGCAGTTTTGCGTCTTTGACACTGTGATATTTCGTTTTTGGATGGTTATAAATTGTCTTGTCTTTTCAATAGGAACTGTACATTAAAACTCAAAATTTAAACACAGAAATGTATTCTCCTTGATTTGGCATAAAAAacgtttttaaattttctccaaAATCCAGTTTCTTTGCAGTCTCATTTTCAATCGAGAGTATCGCGAGTGAATATTGAGCCTTTCATGTGCCATTGTAGAGCGCAAATACATTTTAATAGGTTTGACTTTGCTAAAACTACGTTCTGCACTAGCCACGGGAATTGTCAGGAAATTGAATTGTGCAATCCACAAGTTTGTGAACATGTCTTTGCTGTTaaactttttaaattaaacTCAACACTTCGCTCGCTATGAGCAGATTGGAGGGGATAAAAATGCTTAGAAGGAGGAAACAATCGCCTATTCTCAAATTCAGAGAATTCTCTGGTGCCTCTGCTTGAGTACCGTACAAGAACATGAGATCAGTAAACATCACATGCTCCTGTTTCCAAAGAAATCGCTTTAGACAACAAATACTCTAGTAATATGTAACTTATTATTTCACATTGATCTAATATGcagataattataatgaaaggCGCCAGGCGCTTTCTGACAGTCAAAACACAACACAATGTACTCCGTGCAATCAACTACGTCCACTCATATTGCAAGCAGGCGTCAGATGAACAGCCAGTGAacagtatatttattatttagaagAAGATTGGAGATCATTCACTATCACAAGCTGTTCAAGTCCAAAATTGGGAAAAATTCTGTTTTTTATGTCGCCGAGGCGCCCCACAGGCCGCAGCGCCCAAGGCGACCACCTCGGTCGCCACACCCACGCGACCGCTCTGTATATGAgtcactgtttttgacaataattttggtGGGACAACTTTCGAACCACTATATACCAAGTTCAATCACTCTCCCAATCAATTTCTTGTGTGTTATGGTCAACAAAAGTTTTGCCTTGGGCGCCTCAGAAGAACACGACGGCCTTgttcaccccccccccccacaaggACATAACCTATAAGTAGCTTGACGCTTCCCCTAACATGATCATAGGTACGCCTATGTTGacagaagaattgagaataatgtaccctatttatgtttatgtttttggaGGGACAGAtacaaggatccaaaggttcaaaggtACCTTATTCAGAAGGGTGGatgcattgaaaaaaaaactttgaaagctGATATTCCTAGtacttgataattatttcatgttaatcaAGCCTTCAATAACTGCAAGA
Above is a window of Nilaparvata lugens isolate BPH chromosome 4, ASM1435652v1, whole genome shotgun sequence DNA encoding:
- the LOC120351049 gene encoding golgin subfamily A member 6-like protein 6 codes for the protein MATNESTTTNFESSEGSTDNTIETSESQEQYSPEMLPNSDMVNQPGDSHDDQEQIPSGKRSKAGLSGNEMDKIFNLLTSMREDMGASFEENSKKLEENKKEMNEKLEKLSSNVEQLERRFEKKMEEKTKEICGEIAIKITAVEKNVEKIDKRLSTEIASVRKELSEKSGGMDNAAFKRFEEQLAEFYREKERMKTEFEKARTQPIIVNTSCRGLDEVPKFEKYLENPMQFLIKLKEYLRRSGKSNWSEQSSIIEKSFDSQHSAWWMIIQASIDSLEQFEERFTNKFWSQLIQDSVRERLRTGKFIRGRKLNASEYFIKQMLIARNLTPALSDEEIIIKLVKHYGTGLETARFNRNVKTVPEMEKILEEWSLQNIDVEKNELREKQEQKEKNVWVQREERKSPQMKRREQEIGNGQQRRDNNLTFNGHKEREGFIRDGKWNSDQNANWQNTNSSPNVNWRRRDANQPRSQQSPAGEKEEKQCQRFEERNPQIKRTGYGDDNFGSRGAINREHYSQGSNVNDNGANTCQQRTNWNRGERNDYRGKGSFSDDNWRRGEEKCGR